The nucleotide sequence CCGAACAGCGCTATGTGGCGCTGGATGCGGAGCTGGAGCATCTGTTTTCCAGCTGGTTTGATGTGGCGCTGCTGGAGCTGAAAAGCATCAACTGGGACTCGCCCGCATCGCTGCTGGAAAAGCTGATTCAGTACGAGGCGGTGCACGATATTCGCAGCTGGTCAGACCTGAAAAACCGGCTGGACAGTGACCGCCGCTGCTATGGTTTTTTCCACCCGCGCATGCCCAGGGTGCCGCTGATTTTTGTGGAGGTGGCGCTGCTGGACAAGATGGCGGGCAGCATGGCACCGCTGCTGGACGAGTCTGCGGCGGCGGCGGATCTGTCCAAGGCCAATACCGCCATCTTCTATTCGATCAGCAACACGCAGACCGGCCTGAAGGGTGTGAGCTTTGGCGATTCGCTCATCAAGCATGTGGTCGAAACGCTGACTGACGAGTTCCCCAAGCTCAAGAACTTCGCCACGCTGTCGCCCATCCCAGGTTTGCGCAGCTGGCTGGCCAAAAATGGCGATGCGGTGCTGGCCGATCTGGACGACAAGCAAAAAGCTGCGCTGGAGCAATCCGCTGGCGGGCTGACGGCTGCGCAACTGCTGGCGGCGCTGGATGACCCAGGCTCACTCAGTGAAAAGTCGGTGCTGCGCCAGGTGGCCGTGCATTGTGCGGCCCGCTATCTGGGGCGGGAAACTGCCAAGGGCAGACCGCTGGATGCCGTGGCACGCTTTCACCTGGGCAACGGTGCGCGTGTGGAGCGCCTGAACTGGGCGGCAGACCTGTCGACCAAGGGACTCAAGCAATCCATGGGGCTGATGGTCAACTATCTGTATGACCTCAAGCGCCTGGACAAGCACCGCAGCCTGCTGGCGCAGGGCAAGATTCCGGTCTCTTCGGAGGTGGAATCGCTGTGCAAGGGCTAAGTTTCTGAACTCTGTCTCCTGCGCAACCTGCGCTCATCATCAAAAGCCCGGCTTTCGCATGGCGGATGACCGGGCACGCAGGAGACATGCATGCAGGTTTTTTCATCGATGGGTGGGGCAGATCAGCACAATATGGAGCGCCGCCGCTGGCTGCAGGCCATGGCAGCCTTTGCAGGCGCGGGCGCTGCAGGATGGACAGGGCTGGCGCAGGCCGCAGGAGACTGGCCGAACAAGCCCGTGAATCTGGTTGTACCCTTTCCCGCAGGCGGCGGCACAGACACTTTTGCCCGGCCTTTCTCGGCGCAATTTGCCAAGATCGCAGGCAAGACACTGGTGATCGACAACCGGGGTGGTGCAGGCGGCACGCTGGGTGCGGGCATTGCGGCCAAGGCTGCGCCCGATGGCTATAACTTCTTCATGGGTGGCACCCACCATGTGATTGCGCCCTCGGTTTATCCCAAGCTGGAATACGACCTGGAGCGCGACTTCATCCCGCTGGCGTTGCTGGCCAGCGTGCCTCAGGTACTGGTGGTCAACCCCAAAAATGTGCCTTTCAACACCGTGCAGGAATTGCTGGTCGATATGCGCAGCAAGCCGGGCAAATACAGCTATGGCTCTGCAGGGGCTGGCAGCTCTCACCATCTGGCGGGTGAGCTTTTCAAGCTGCAGACCAAGACTAATATCCTGCACATCCCATACAAGGGCGCGGGCCCGGCGCTACAAGATTTGATAGCAGGCAATGTCGATATGGTGTTTGACGGGCTGGGCTCATCGGCACAGCACATCAAGAGCGGGCGTATCAAAGCGCTGATGATGGCGGGCAACCAGCGCAACCCTGCATTCCCCGATGTGTCCAGTGCCACCGAATCCGGCTTGCCCGACTATACCGTCAGCACCTGGTACGGGCTGTGGGCGCCCAAGGGCACGCCTGATGCTGCCCAGCAGCACATGCTGGAAGAGGTTCGCAAGATTGGCGCCAGCGATGAGATCAAAGCTGCCTGGGCCAAGAACGGGGCCGAGTACGGCAAGCTCAGTCAGCAGCAGTTCGCAGCCATGATTCACAGCGAAATTCAGCGCTGGGCGCAGGTGGTCAAGGCCTCTGGCGTGAAAATTGACTAACCCTCTGTGCTGCTGCGCGGCTTCCCCCTGAAAGGGGGCGACAGCTTCGCTGCGGGGCGAGGGGCCGCCTAGGCCCTTGCTTGGTGTCTTGCTCTCGCTTGTGACAGAAGTGCTTTCCCCCAGCCCCTATGATGGGGCTGCATTTTTTTGCCTCCACCGTTATTGAGTTCGACCGCATCACGATGACCGATATGCCTCAAGCCAATCTTTTCAGCGCCTTGCGCGCAGCCTTTCCTGCAGACCTGAAGAAAATCGCCGTGGAAGCGGTTGAGCCAGACGGTCAGAGCCTTTACTACACCTGGGCGGATCTGGATCACGGCAGCGCCCGCATTGCGAATTTGCTGGTGTCGCTGAATCTTCCGGAAGGCAGCCGCATTGCGGTGCAGGTGGAAAAGTCGGTTGAAGCCATGATGCTGTACCTGGCCACGCTGCGCGCAGGCCATGTGTTTTTGCCGCTGAATACGGCGTATCAGGCAGCCGAGGTGGAATACTTCATCACCAATGCCGAGCCGGCAGTCGTCGTCTGCGACCCCGGCAGCTTTGGCTGGGTTTCCAAGCTGGCCTTCAACAACGGTGTGGGCCATG is from Comamonas fluminis and encodes:
- a CDS encoding Bug family tripartite tricarboxylate transporter substrate binding protein; its protein translation is MAAFAGAGAAGWTGLAQAAGDWPNKPVNLVVPFPAGGGTDTFARPFSAQFAKIAGKTLVIDNRGGAGGTLGAGIAAKAAPDGYNFFMGGTHHVIAPSVYPKLEYDLERDFIPLALLASVPQVLVVNPKNVPFNTVQELLVDMRSKPGKYSYGSAGAGSSHHLAGELFKLQTKTNILHIPYKGAGPALQDLIAGNVDMVFDGLGSSAQHIKSGRIKALMMAGNQRNPAFPDVSSATESGLPDYTVSTWYGLWAPKGTPDAAQQHMLEEVRKIGASDEIKAAWAKNGAEYGKLSQQQFAAMIHSEIQRWAQVVKASGVKID
- a CDS encoding malonyl-CoA decarboxylase, with product MGWAADWIEQTKLWVRGAEGGKADEQQRPLAQRLDATLRRGQEALSPRELRRLLQEMQQVADASLSDVEGGRHAQALMEWYAKAEAPVHKDFWLLAIEQFGPDAKALQAARERYDKAASDEERSQAEVALRRALISSRTRLLQRFAQPQGGLEFLVNMRAQLLALPKAEQRYVALDAELEHLFSSWFDVALLELKSINWDSPASLLEKLIQYEAVHDIRSWSDLKNRLDSDRRCYGFFHPRMPRVPLIFVEVALLDKMAGSMAPLLDESAAAADLSKANTAIFYSISNTQTGLKGVSFGDSLIKHVVETLTDEFPKLKNFATLSPIPGLRSWLAKNGDAVLADLDDKQKAALEQSAGGLTAAQLLAALDDPGSLSEKSVLRQVAVHCAARYLGRETAKGRPLDAVARFHLGNGARVERLNWAADLSTKGLKQSMGLMVNYLYDLKRLDKHRSLLAQGKIPVSSEVESLCKG